The genomic interval GCCGGCGACACGGTTGTCATCTGGCGGCTGGATCGGCTGGGCCGGTCGCTCAAGAACTTGATCGAGCTGGTCGAGCGGTTCGAAGCCGCCAAGGTCGGGCTGCGCAGTCTGCAAGAAAACATCGACACCACATCGAGCGGCGGCAAGCTGGTCTTTCATCTGTTCGGCGCACTGGCCGAGTTCGAGCGAAATCTGATCCGCGAGCGCACGCAAGCCGGACTGGTCGCGGCACGCGCGCGCGGTCGCATGGGCGGGCGGCCGACGCGACTTGATCCGGTCAAGCTCGCGCTTGCCGTGAAACTGCACCGGGAGCGTAACCACACCGTTGACGAAATCTGCAAGATGATGGGGATTTCCAAATCCACGCTCTACAATTATCTCGATAAGGCTGAGAGCGGTGGCGGCCGGGTGGCGTAAACAGATCCCGGCCGAATCGCTGCTGCAATTGCGGCAGCGGCTTGACCGTCTGCCTCACAAAAGTCCGGAGCGTGCGACCCAGGTGCGCGCTATGTCCGAGTTATACGGCATATCCACCACGTCGGTGTATCGCGCCCTGAAGGACTTTCTGAAGCCACGCGTCGTCCACCGCACCGACCACGGCAAGCCGCGCGTGCTGCCGAAATCTGAACTGGAGCGGTACTGCGAGCTGGTCGCCGCCCTCAAGCTGCGGACCACCAACAAGCAGGGCCGCCACCTGTCCACGAAGCGCTCCATCGAGCTGCTGGAGGAATATGGCATCGAGACGGCGCAGGGACTGGTGCGCGCGCCGAAAGGCGTGCTGACGCGCAGCACGGTCAACCAATACCTCACACTTTGGCACCTCGACCAGCCGCGCCTGCGCCGGCAGCCGCCAGCCGTGCGCTTCCAGGCC from Massilia putida carries:
- a CDS encoding recombinase family protein, whose translation is MLIGYARVSTDDQNLDLQRDALQAAGCERVFEDMVSGARADRTGLTTLMSMLRAGDTVVIWRLDRLGRSLKNLIELVERFEAAKVGLRSLQENIDTTSSGGKLVFHLFGALAEFERNLIRERTQAGLVAARARGRMGGRPTRLDPVKLALAVKLHRERNHTVDEICKMMGISKSTLYNYLDKAESGGGRVA